The following DNA comes from Thermus oshimai DSM 12092.
CCTTTCGGCCCGCAGCCATTATGCCGTCCAGCATCACCAGGCTCATGTGGCCGCCGTGCTCGCAGAGCGAGGGGCTTTTGAGGAGCGAGTGGTGGGTGTGGCCTTTGACGGCACAGGGTACGGGGAAGACGGCGCCATCTGGGGCGGGGAGTTCTTCCTAGGGAGTCTGGCAGAAGGACTGACGCGCGTGGGCCATCTGCGCTATGCGGCTCTTCCTGGGGGTGATGCCGCTGCTCGCTTCCCTATCCAGGCAGCGGTGGGGTTTCTAGACCAAATCGAAGAGATACCCGATCTAACCCAGCCTCCTTTCTCCTTTTCAGAGCGCTACTTAAAAGCCCGAGAGCTTTTGCGGAGTGGACTACGGGTCTTTCCCACAACCTCGGTGGGACGTCTTTTTGACACGGTGGCCGCTCTTTTGGGATTTGCGCGGGAGATTACTTTCGAGGGTCAGGCAGCCATCTGGCTAGAACACCTGGCACGTAAGGCCCTGCCCGTAAAGCCCTATCCGTTCCCCTGGAATGGTAAGGAGTTGGATTTTAGGCCACTTTTGGAAGCGGTTCTCTGGGACCGAGCGCGAGGACGGGACCCTTCGGAGATCGCTCGCGCCTTCCACAGGGGGCTAGCCCAAGGTTTGGTCTCGGCAGCTGTGACCTTGGCCGAAGCCCATGGGGCTATAGCCTTGGTCCTCTCTGGCGGAGTTTTTCAGAACGCTCTTTTACTAGAGGAAATCAGGGCTTTTCTCAGAGAAGTACTGCCTGTTTGGCTACCTCGCGAAGTGCCCCCAAATGATGGGGGTATTAGCCTAGGCCAGGCAGCGCTAGCAACTTTCTCCGAGTCCTTGGCTTTGGATAGGACCTCTTAGGGAGGCTCGCTTAGGATGAGGGTGTGGGCCGGTGGCGGGTCGCCCTCCTCCTCGCCCCCTCGCCCCTGGACGCCCACCCTGACCACCGAGCGACCGCCTACCTGGCCCTACGGGCCCTGAGACCCGGGGTGCGGGCCCTCTTCTGGATCGTCCACGGGGGGTGGGAGTGGCCCCTGCCCAAGGGGTACCACCCAGGCCTTCCCCTGGAGCCCCCGCCTCGAGGGCGCGGCCTAAGCTGGCGGCGGCTGGACCTGCCGCCCTCCGCCGAGGAGGCCAAGCGCCAGGCCCTCCTGGCCCACCAAAGCCAGCAGCACCTCCTCTCCCGTTTCCTCATGGCCTTCGTACGCCGCAACGAGCTTTATAGCCCCCTCCCCCGCCACCCCCTGCCGGAGTCCGGGCGCTAAGGGGGTGGCGGGATCCGCAAGGCCCTGCCCGGAGGTATAACCGGGTGGGATGGGCGAGGAAGCGGAGGAGATCCGCCTGCTGCGCCGGGTGGCCCTGGGGGACGAGGAGGCCCTCCTTGCCCTCTACCGCCGCTACGCCCCGAGGGTCCACGGGCTCGCCCGGCGCATCCTCCGGGACGGGCACGAGGCCAAGGACGTGGTGCAGGAGACCTTCTTGCGCATCTGGAACCAGGCGGAGCGCTTTGATCCCGCCCTGGGCCGGCCCGCCACCTGGATCCTCGCCATCGCCCATAAGCCCCTCTTCTTCGAGGAGGAGGGGGCGGAGGAGCGCGTGGGCGGGGACGACCACCTGGACCGCATCCGGGTGGCCCAGGCCCTGAAGGCCCTATCCCCTGAGGAAAGGAAGCTTCTGGAGCTCGCCTACTTCCAGGGCTACTCCCACAGCGAGCTCGCCCTGC
Coding sequences within:
- a CDS encoding sigma-70 family RNA polymerase sigma factor gives rise to the protein MGEEAEEIRLLRRVALGDEEALLALYRRYAPRVHGLARRILRDGHEAKDVVQETFLRIWNQAERFDPALGRPATWILAIAHKPLFFEEEGAEERVGGDDHLDRIRVAQALKALSPEERKLLELAYFQGYSHSELALLLGWPLGTVKSRIRRALAKLEGKLR